In Aspergillus fumigatus Af293 chromosome 6, whole genome shotgun sequence, the genomic window AACGCCGCCATCGacttctgctccttggccTTCCTGGCCGCCTCCCAAGAAGGATGCAGCGGCTTATCATCCTTGACATTCTTCTTGTTGGAGCCGCCTGGAGGACCACGCTGCGGCCGGTCACCACCAGTGGAATTGTTATTTCTTTGCCAGGGTCGTCCCTGGCCCAGCCCACGCTTCCCTCTCGGCCCTTCAGTGCCATCCGTAGCGCCCCGGCGCGCATCCCAGCCACTATCCCTGTTCTTCCATTCATtctccttttgcttcttgaTGTGGTTCGCTCCACTCCCGTACTTCTTCTCCCAGAGGGCACGGCGCGCTTGCTGGCCCATTCTGTTTTTCCGGCGCGGCGGGCCCGCTGTACCTTCGAGGTCTTCGGGCTCGGACTCGGAGCCGGAGAAGTACCCTCCCATTGTCAGAGAGGGGAGGAAGGTTGTGCTTGTTGCTGGGGTGGAGGTGGCTTTTTTGGACTTTTTCGTGGGTTTTTCGGGGGAGGGAGATCGGGAGATAGAGCGGGAGATGTTGGAGTTGTCGGAGTCTGAGGCTTCTTCGGCGTCGCTTTCGCCATCGCTGTGGGAACCGGAGTCTGAGGCCAGCCGTGCGTCAAAGTGCGAGTAGTCTACGCTCTCGGCGTCGTCCATGTCGACATCGCTTCCTTCTTCCCTGTCTGCTTCCTCGGAAGCTACCTTCGCGGACCTCGCAGCGGCCTTGGACGCAGTCTTTCGGCTGTCTGCGTCagattcctcctccagctctgATCCTCCATCTAACGATGGCTCTTTGCTTTCACTCTTCCGTTGGTCTGTGGACCCCTTCTTCTGTTCTGACacattcttcttccctgCAGCCGCAGCCTCCAACCCAAGTAATTGCCGGATCCCATCCATAATTCCCGGAAAGACATTCTTCACCGGATTCGATTTGTAAAGCCTCGCCGTGACATTCGCCTCAGCCGTGCTGCGCGGCCCCTCCGTAGAGATATTCTTCCGCTCCTTGAACTTCAGAAAGACAGGCGACTCGGCAATCCGCTTCGTCTTGACAAGCTGCTTGAAGAGGTATTTCTCCGCCGTCGCCTGGAAATTAAGACTCTGTCGTATCCGTCAGCATCAATGTCAGTGTCAATCTTTCGCACTTGCGCCTCTGTTGCTGACCGCAATCACATTCGCATTTACCTACCTTAATCACCCTAATCTCCTCTTCGATCCTCGCCAGCGCCTCAGGCTTGTTCTCGCTCTTGGCGGTCTTCTCTCGCCGGCCAAGTTTCT contains:
- a CDS encoding BUD22 family protein — its product is MPKRKFSDLNDRPSGAVDIKLARLTAKFENGVTALSRALKTARAFERQKLGRREKTAKSENKPEALARIEEEIRVIKSLNFQATAEKYLFKQLVKTKRIAESPVFLKFKERKNISTEGPRSTAEANVTARLYKSNPVKNVFPGIMDGIRQLLGLEAAAAGKKNVSEQKKGSTDQRKSESKEPSLDGGSELEEESDADSRKTASKAAARSAKVASEEADREEGSDVDMDDAESVDYSHFDARLASDSGSHSDGESDAEEASDSDNSNISRSISRSPSPEKPTKKSKKATSTPATSTTFLPSLTMGGYFSGSESEPEDLEGTAGPPRRKNRMGQQARRALWEKKYGSGANHIKKQKENEWKNRDSGWDARRGATDGTEGPRGKRGLGQGRPWQRNNNSTGGDRPQRGPPGGSNKKNVKDDKPLHPSWEAARKAKEQKSMAAFQGKKVTFD